The genomic region ATGGCCTGTTTCTGGACAGTATGGAACCGGTACCCGAGTTTTGTAAGTTCAATGGCGAGTTAATTGATACAAAACTGATAGTTACTCAGATACTATGTCCTCATCGCTGCGTGCCTTGTCGCGAGGAGGGAGGAATGGCTGGTGAATCCTTGTTTGGCCGCTGCGTTAGTGCTGCCAGCTGTTGCCGCTATTCACGGCATAGTTTTGACGGCGATGCACAATCCTGGTGAGCAATAAGCCCAAAATGAAATTTACGCCGCTAACAATTGGTAAAGATGCGGTCGATATGGATATTTTTGGGGCTTTTCAGCTCTGCGCAATTGGTATTTTAGCAGCACCGGTAACGGTTATGCTGTCAAAGACGTACTTTAATGATCCCGGTAGAAACACTATTTTTCTGTGGACATTTCTGTTATTGATCGGCAAGTTGAATCTCGGCAAAAGCGTCCCTATTGTCTAACCGGAGATTAGGTCTTTTGAGTATGACAATCGAGTTTTATCGCATCGAAACTCACTCCTGTTTGATTGACGCATCGGGCAATTCAGTATCACCAAACGCGTCCAAGTTTCATTACGTCGAAGGAAACAACTGCAACCTGACGTGTTCAACGCAAGACGGTCCATCATCTCCGATGAGGGGAGGCTCCGCAAACAATATCTATGTTATACCAGCACCACATACCCTCACTTTCGGTACGGCGACTTTGCTCGCTGCAGCATGTTGTGTGCATGCTGTTCTATGTCTCGTTTCTATGTGGGATAGAGTGCTTGAAATCAATTGGCGCCGACGATTTGGAAAACCGACCAACGACGCGGcaagtgaagatgatgagagcgCCAATAAAGGCGTTATGAAGAAGGTTAATGATACCATTGGCTTCTTTCTTCGTATCCTGGCGATTCCCGTTTTTGGTGGCGCTGGCCTGGCTATTCTTATCGTGGGCGAGATTAACTTTTTCAGCCCTCAAGTCAATTACCAGACAGAGCCAATGGCCAATATCGGTAAGCACATGCCACTAGTTTTTGGATAGTTACTAATAAGAATACTTTC from Fusarium fujikuroi IMI 58289 draft genome, chromosome FFUJ_chr04 harbors:
- a CDS encoding uncharacterized protein (reviewed:yes 1), with the translated sequence MPALSVTDAAETIANSVLFSRAANEPGDALQVICAWPVSGQYGTGTRVLYYVLIAACLVARREEWLVNPCLAAALVLPAVAAIHGIVLTAMHNPDAVDMDIFGAFQLCAIGILAAPVTVMLSKTYFNDPGRNTIFLWTFLLLIGLLSMTIEFYRIETHSCLIDASGNSVSPNASKFHYVEGNNCNLTCSTQDGPSSPMRGGSANNIYVIPAPHTLTFGTATLLAAACCVHAVLCLVSMWDRVLEINWRRRFGKPTNDAASEDDESANKGVMKKVNDTIGFFLRILAIPVFGGAGLAILIVGEINFFSPQVNYQTEPMANIGQWAPITGTAMAMIGSLYLLLARHADQAGEPYPSHHCNCSHCHFNDETSQVSHQESISSLNSHHITLTVTNTDTRTNNQLSPHLNPTQPRTSISSSRLRDPSVFEEHSQTPRNPYRQKIENAFFRFGEMIGTPAHDFITEPKVKRPDRVDFPMIPGEQFRDLGVSAVEIERDQHQDGELSPVRSRPGSFIGSDTSVQGVGRSTSMPIPPPPLAVTRPRSSTGPRPRPASLYH